One Acidobacteriota bacterium genomic window, TCGCTTATCGCCCCAGGCAACTTCGGCATGTCCGTGGCCACCAGCTTCCTCGCTTTGATATATTGGCCGTTCACGATCGTCGCCGTGACGGTGTTGTTCGTGCGCCGCCGGCTGGGGCGGAGGAAGTAGTGGGCCTCGCCCCTACTTCGTCTCCCGCTCAAATCCGATGCGCAGGATGACATTGCCGGCCGGATCAGGACAGATGACGGTGTGATCGTCGGCCATCCAGTCCCACGGCTCCACGCGCCGTTGTTTGGCGGGGAGCAACGGCAACGCCGCGTGCAACGCATAAAGACAGAAGTGGCGCCCGGGTGGAATATAGAGACGCCCGTCACGCATCGCGAAGGAGTCGCCCGGTTTCATCCCTGATGTGCATTTACCCCCGATGCGTTCGACCACCACGCGGAGATCCTTGAGTCTTCCCGTCGCGGCCGTCGAAGACTCCGCAGCTCCCAGCACAGGGTCCGAACCGACGTGCCCGCCGCGACCAGCCTGTTCGGCAGTTGAGTCTGGCCCGGGCCGGTCGTTCGCCAGCGGGTCGGCCAGCTCGGAGGGCGTGAGTTTCCGCACCCGCTCAACCTTGAACACGACGCGCCCCTTGGGGTCGGGGCACTGGACATGATGTACACGCCACATCCAGTCCTCGTCGTTGGCTTCGCAGATCTCCCGCTCCTTCGGCGTGATGAGGGGAAGGAGACTCTGAAAGGCCCACGCGCAGATGTAGCCGCCATCCGGGATGCTCAGGTCGCCATTACGGACGTAGAAGTGATCACCAGGCTTCATCGGGGGGTCGGCGGTACATGTCCCGAGCACTTTGGTGACGGTGATCTTTAGTTCGTACATATCCAGTCCCGAGATGGGTTGCCGATCAGCCGGTTAGCCCGAGTTCGTTCAACTTTTCCTCGGTCGGCAGACCAGTGGCGACATCCCACCCGCGAGCGCGGTAGTACTCGTCCAGCATGGGTTCCAGCTCCACGACGGCCCCCGCACTGGGATTGCCTTCCGGCAACGGTTCATTCAGGAATCGCCAGGGCAGCGTGTCGTCCTTGCGCCCAATACCCTCGCGGGCGTTGAACATGCGTTCCAGGTTGACGATGCGCTCGCCCGTTTTTCGGACGTCGTCTCCGGTGAGGGTCCAGCCTGTGGCCGCCTGCAGCAACTCGGCGGTGTCCTCCCACGTGAGGACCTCCATGTTGTTGTAGGTGTTCTTGCACACGCCTGTCGCATCGGCTATCGCGGCCATCTCCTCGAAGTGTTTGACGACCAGCCCCTTGCCCTTGTGTTCGAGCCGAAACGCGGTCTCCGGGATGCCGAAGCGCCGAATGCCTTCCTCGGGGTCGTTGGAAAACTCGAACCACGGCTCCGCACGCAGGTGGTCGGCACCCCGGCTCGAAACGGCGTTGGCGAGGCCATAGGCTTTGATCGTCCGGACGTCGGCCTGGAATATCTCCAGCCCCTTGCTGTGCATCGCGAAGCGCTCTGATCCGCGGCCCAGGCGTTCGGCCGCCCGCCTCACGCCGTCTGCGAGCAGATCGCCGAATCCTTCCCGATGGGCCACCTGGTGGACAAGCGTCAGGATGGCCTCTCCGTTTCCCCACGTGAGATCGAGGCCCCCGGTGTCCGCGCGGGAGAGCAAACCCCGTTGGTAGCACTCCATCGCCCAGGAGATCACCTCGCTCAAGCTGATGGCGTCCAGGCCGTAGCGGTTTGCGAGGTCGACGCACTTCAGCGCCAGCGGCAGATCGCCCGA contains:
- a CDS encoding TIGR04076 family protein; the encoded protein is MYELKITVTKVLGTCTADPPMKPGDHFYVRNGDLSIPDGGYICAWAFQSLLPLITPKEREICEANDEDWMWRVHHVQCPDPKGRVVFKVERVRKLTPSELADPLANDRPGPDSTAEQAGRGGHVGSDPVLGAAESSTAATGRLKDLRVVVERIGGKCTSGMKPGDSFAMRDGRLYIPPGRHFCLYALHAALPLLPAKQRRVEPWDWMADDHTVICPDPAGNVILRIGFERETK